The nucleotide window cttaAAGTATAGTAATCCCAACAATGTTAACTGGTTTTCTCTACTTTCTTGAGGAATAGAAGCCTGAACAGTGTAAAAGTgataaacacagaaaatattAGTAGCAAATGACGCAGATGCATTATGCCCATCTATTAACTTTGTCCTCAATAACTGTTCTTCTTCCTTACATGATAATATATACAAGTTAAAAGTTATTACAGAGCCAAGATCAGATTCGGCCTTGATTTTGCTTTTGATAATGATTTTGCTTTGGAAAGGGTATGGCACTGCcaaattacaaagaaaaaaagcttaaagctgATTCCTGTAAGAACAGGATAAACCCCGTCCACAGTCATTAAATCACCTTTTTCCTTGGTGGTGGAGAGACAACCTGCTACTCAACGTAGCTCAACTCAACCAAGCATACATAGGCCTTTTGTAAACGCACCACACCATTGGTGCAATCAGCCGTCAACAGCTTGAGGCAAGTGGCGACTATGAGAGTCCTTTGAGGAGTCGTAAGGCACAGTTGTACATGTGTAGAGCAACAAAGTCTGTGGTTGTAgataatgcaaaataaaaaaagccaatattacattaaaaacaaacaaaaaagcccaacaattaaaacaaatgatgtgCAATTTAACAGGGAAGTAGTGAAGCAATAAAGGGAAAAAGACTagaacatttttgtgaaattacCTTAAGATCTGTGTTGCGCAATTAACttgtgtttgatttagcttATTAGGGTGTTATTAGTGTTTGGTTCCATTGTTAAACTGATAAAGATATCTCCATGGATTGTGCAGCCATGATGGAGCAAAGTGCCACTGAATCTGTGTCATTGTGGCCCCTGCAGTAAACAGGAGGATGATACAAATCCTTCTATTACACATGCCTGACTTAGCAAACTGACATCTCTGCAACCTTTTCTCCTCAAACCACTGCTCACAGCCTCACAAGTCAGGCTCCTATGTGCcatacaaatgtttatttttttttggtgaaCATAATGTCGAGGGCACAACAGGTCTGATATCCAAACGCTCCACCTGAGGGTGCTAGTGCTCCAAACTGAGCTTGGTCCGCAGACACCGGATGAGAAGAACCTGAGCAGAATTTGGAAAACATGCATCCTCTGCATTGTGGGTATTCCATCGAGCAAATGCACCAGATCAACACATCCTTTAATACAATCCTGCAACACAAATTAAGAAGCTCAATTCAATTTACTGGGTTCCTGTATGAATAAAACTGGCAAATATAACAATTCTGCTTTTGTTGTTAAAGCAAGTGGTGCAATCATCAATAATCATCATAAATTACAATagatgagaaagaaaacacacgtTGCTTTATCCTCTTTGATTTCATATTGCTGCCATAATCATCATCAACGTCATCATCATCCCCACCAGGATGGATAATCGATATCAGGCAGACCTCATGCTCTCGTTTCACACCGTGACGTCAGAGGGAGGGCGGCAGACAGGGGGTGGGGAGGATTGCCAGACTATAAATCCTCCCAGACGGAGACTCTGCATTCAGAGTGAGAGACGAGTCAAAGCCCAGCTCATGGAAGTACAGAGGAATATCGGGCCCCAACAGacgaacagcagcagcatgtgtgaGGCGACGCAGAGGTCCTGCGAGCCGCGCAGGAAGAGGACGGATGAGCGCAGTGCGCCCTCGGAGATGGCGAGGATCATCACCGACTCGGCCACGGGGAAGTGCTACTGCCGTGGGAAAGTTTTGGGAAAGGTAGCGCCAGCTTCTAgtctttttaaaacacttttttgaaAATTGGGATTTACCTGCAAGGCGAAGTATGTtaacagtgttttctttttttcttctccaggGAGGGTTCGCAAAATGCTACGAGATGACAGACCTCTCCACCAGCAAAGTTTACGCAGCCAAAATCATCCCACATTCGCGTGTCTCCAAACCGCACCAGCGGGAGAAGGTAAGCGCGCAGCTCCGGTGCCTGTGCGCACTGGTTCCACAGGggaagtttaaaaacaaaacaaaaacttccAGTTACCGTCTCTgaccttttttgttttctcccccCTGACAGATTGACAGAGAGATAGAGCTGCACAGAGTACTGCACCACAAACACATAGTGCACTTCTATCATCATTTCGAGGACAAGGAGAACATCTACATCCTGTTGGAATACTGCAGCAGAAAAGTAAGTGCAAGTCTATACAACTCCTTACTAATGCTGTGGATCACACCTGCATTGCACCCAAAACCATCGAGGCAGCACATATATCATATTCAGAGTCTGCCCCCACTATACAATACCTCTAatttgaaaatgcattttatctGTCTGCAAATATGTTTTGTGACAATAAAAATCACAGTTCTTATGCGGTAGGAAGCATTTCTTATAATTCTCTTCCCTAtatgttttgtgtctttgcagtCGTTAGCTCATATCCTCAAGGCTCGCAAGGTGCTTACTGAGCCAGAGGTGCGTTACTATCTCCGGCAGATTGTCTCTGGACTGAGGTATCTGCACGAACAAGACATCCTGCACAGAGACCTGAAACTTGGTaagaatttcctttttttgctgCTGAGACACTTTGTTCCCTAGTGTAAAGACGCCTCCTTTGCAGCGAGGACATCATTGTTTTATTCCAGCCTTTACCTTGTCCTCTAGTTTGTCTTTTAAATCAATTCATCAAGGGGACACGGCCTCTTTGATGCTGGGTTGAATATCAGGTGCTCACCATCTCACTACCTTTCCTCTCCCCCTGCAGGTAACTTCTTTGTCAGCGAGTCGATGGAGCTGAAGGTCGGGGACTTTGGTCTGGCTGCCAAGTTGGAGCCGGCAGGAAACCGGAGGAAGACAATCTGTGGGACTCCCAACTACCTGTCCCCTGAGGTGCTCAACAAGCAGGGCCACGGCTGTGAATCAGACATCTGGGCCCTCGGCTGCGTAATGTGAGTACCATAACGATCAATCCATCGTTAGGGAACttgaaaagattaaatattATTTGTCGTTATTatgaatttttaaataaaaacagtgtaaTAGCACAAACAAACTTGTTATTCTGGGTTAATGATGGAAACCGGCTCACGTTTGACCTCCATCCTGTTCCAGGTACACCATGTTGTTGGGCCGACCCCCGTTTGAAACCACCAACCTGAAGGAGACCTACAGGTGCATCCGCGACGCGAGGTACTCCCTGCCCTCGTCCCTGTCGCCACAGTCCAAACAGTTAATCGCCAGCCTGCTCGCCAAGATCCCAGAGGACAGGCCCAACCTGGACCACATTCTGAGGCACGACTTCTTCACACAGGTTGGACTCTacactcatctctctctctctgtctgttccaCTCACCCTCAGTCTTTCTCTAAATGTCACCATGTGGGAGTAGAGCAGTGACCCCCTTCCCACCAGCCACACACTGACCCACTTTTCCCCTTCCCCACAGGGCTTCAGTCCAGAGCGTCTGTCGGCGAGCTGTTGCCACTCGGCACCAGATTTCCACGTCTCCAGTCCAGCCAAGAGCTTCTTCAAGAAAGCTGCTGCTGCGCTCTTCGGTGGGAAGAGAGACAAGGTCAAATACTACGAGACTCTGAGTGAGTATCAGATCCACCAACTGTTGACTTTCAGTACCAAGAATTATTAGTCAACCCGTTGTCACATGTTATCTCATGTGGCTGCTGGTGGAAAAAGGCCACGCTCAGATTTTTAATGTgcgtttattttctttaatagaCAAGTTAaccaaagaggaagaggagatctACAAACTGCAGCACGACTTGGAGAGAACTGTCATCAGCCAACAACAGTGCAAAAAGATTTCCGAGGTAAGAGACAATTTATTCAACTCCAGCCAAGATGTTTACAAGAGTGTAGGCGATGATTACTTTTTTCAAACAGCAATTACACGGAGCTATTCACAATCGAATGAGTCACTCCAGTGCTGCACTGATATGATGTGAAAAAATAGCAATCACTTATTTTTATCCTCAAAGCCGACCACTTTACACCTGTGGGTAGCTGCTGAGTCATAGCAGGAGGAAATGCTCCAAACTCGCAGATTCTGAATTCTGTCGTCACCGGTTCTCACCTCAGAATGGAAGTCCACTTCCGCCATCTGCAGAGAGCCCCGTCGCCTTGGCAACAGAGAGCCTGTCCCCAGCGACGCAAGATACCATCCGTCTGATCGTCAGGGGGAGTCtgggaagctgcagcagcagcagtgaatgtaagtcacacacacacacacccacccacgcacacacacagcgatgCCAGCATGGTGTGACTTATGTAACACCAACGTAGATGCAAATGACTGAATTATAAAGATTTGTAATGACTTGAGTGCAAAGTGATTCCTCGTGCTGCCTCAATGTGACACCAAACTAAATGACCGGCTGTGGTTGTTCCTGCAGGTCTTGAAGACAACACAACCGGATGTGTGGCTGAGACGGTCGCAAGTGTGTTGAGGGGATGTTTGGAGAATATGCCCAAAGGTGAGTGGAGTCTTTGAAAGATCATGACCCTTGTACTGCACGTTTCATTGCAGAGATACAGCTCTTTATCTggaattcatatatatatatatatatatataaatcaaatatatacacatttccTCCCAGCCAATTACTGGTGCTTAAAGCCTCAGCACACTTTGTAGTTACACTTCAGTGAACTGGGAGGACATTTTGAGCACACTCCAGCACTTGAGTGCTTTAACAAAGTGAACAAGGTTGCACATAAGGTTTTTCATTCCTCTCTTAAATCGTCCCTGCAGCTTCATCTaatcctctccctctttgtgccccccccacccacagcAGACAACGTTCCTCAGGGCTCAACAAGCTGCAGTCTCCAGTGGGTCACTAAATGGGTGGACTACTCCAACAAGTACGGCTTCGGCTACCAGTTGTCTGACCACACCGTCGGGGTTCTCTTCAACAACGGCACTCACATGAGCCTCCTGCCTAACAGAAAGTAAGCACTGCCCTGCGCTTTCACAACACTCTGCCGTCTCATTGAAAGTAATTAGTCACCTCATATAATGGGGATGGCTTGTTTAAGCTTGCTGTAGTGCGTGCAAATTCTCTCAGGGAGCTGTCAGTGGTTTAAGTGAAGAATTAACGACTTTAATTTGAGTAGATTAGTTTGTCTGGTTAGATTTTCGGTTGCCATGTCACTGAAATCAATaaattgaatgttttgtttttgtaatgcGAGCGGATTAATAACCCTATCTCCTTCCCTCCATGTTTTTAGGACCATCCATTACTATGCAGAGTTGGGCCAGTGCTCTGTTTTCCCCACCTGCGAGGTTCCCGAACACTTTGTCGGCCAAGTCACTGTGCTCAAGTACTTCTCCCACTACATGGAGGAGAATCTCATGGATGTAAGCAAATATCTCTGCTCCCCCGCTCCTTTTTTGCATTCCTGTAATGTATCCATCCCTCttgctgttgtgttgctttggTCTCTCCACCCCCTGAAGCATTAGAAGTGGCATCTTTCATGTCGCAGCCTGTCTAAATTCTGATGTGTTGCTCCTTTGCTTTCTCAGGGCGGGGACCTGGGTAGCATGACAGACGCACACATGCCCAGACTCTACCTGCTGCAGTGGCTCAAGTCCGACCGCGCCCTCATGATGCTTTTTAATGACGGCACTtttcaggtaaacacacaaaccaccacGGAAAAACATAGGGGTTGCTGGGCACGCTTAGAAGAACGACATTATGGTGCTTTGCATTACACAGAGTTCAGATAAACAAATAGTAAGGAGCAACTTGCAATTATCTAACAGGTAACTTTCTTTCTCCAAAGGTCAACTTTTACCACGACCACACCAAGATCATCCTGTGCTGCCAGAAAGACGAGTACATGCTGACGTACATCAACGAGGACCGCGTCTCCAAAACCTTCAAACTCAGCTCCCTGCTCACGTCCGGCTGCCCCCCCGACCTGCGCGAACGCATGGTGTACTCGCTCAACATGCTCCTGCAGAGATGCAGCTAAACCCGGGACAACCTGTTCCTGGACAGTGTGAAACAAGTCCAGTGCTGCCGCAGTGGAAGGATGATTCAGAGAGGATCTCGTTTGAGACCGGAGGACCAAAGATGGAAATGTGCAAAGTTAATTTACATTCCTGCAGCGCTGCACCTACGTGACTCAGCAGAGGTGCAGGTGGAAGAAACAGCACGGACAATTCTGAAAGAGATTGAGGAAATGAAATGTAGCACAATGTCTGTGGATCGAAAAGGGCTGATTTGTATGTCAATTGTTGTACGAGAGGAAAGGCCGAGGATGTCGGTACGAGTGTGAACCCCcgatgtgtgtggggggggggaaagatgGATATTTGGGAAGTAAAGACAAAAGCTGGGCTGGCTCCAGCATCATGTGTATTGAATAGTTGAGGCTGTTTGTTAGAGGAAATCTCAGTAAACTGATGCTCTGACTGTTACCAGAGCAAGACTGTGGTCTATCTTAAATGTTGTACAGTGTATGTCACAGCCAATTCAGCAGTGCAAAGAAACCatttgaacatgtgtgtgtgtgtggatgcccCAGAGTtcaactgtctgtgtgtgtgtgtttgtgtgtgtgtgtgtgtgtgtgtgtgtgtatctgtgtgtgaatgtgtgtgcgagTGCAAGTGGGATGGGTGTAATATCACATAACTTTTAAAACTGTGATTTGTTCTCCCTACTGACAGACGGACTCAGCACATTGAGCTGGGAGGCAGAGAGTGGGAGATGAAAATGTAATCtaaattattgtgttttaaaaagtgcagtatttatttatttaataataaagagcattttctaaaaaaataaagtctACTCCTGAGTATATTGTGTTACAGTTTCAAGGTCAACATTTTCAATTGTttaccagggaataattcatggatcttcaATGAAAGAAATCCGACAGGTTTACAAGTCTCATGATGTTTAAGAGTGCGTTAGATCTGGTGCTGGTGGATTGAATTTGAAGGGAAAACTCACTCTCCTAGTTTTCTTAGtgcatttaaacaaacagaaaacgaGCTGTGTCCTTGTGAAGCAGCTTCCCCGGCTTATGTCCTGCACAATACGGTGCagttcaaaatgtcaaatttacCCTAATTACCCTTGTATCTCTGCACTCGGCCGAATCAAAGCTAGCGTTTTATCTCTTAACTCTGTTTGCAGCAGGAAATGTGCACAGATCAAGATGGGTGCATGATGAGTGTTTACACAATCTGGTTCAAAGACTTTCCTGAGGTTTAAACCCAGAGTGAATTAATCAAGATTTTCAAAGATGACTGCGGAATGGGTCTGACCTACCttgtctcacacaaacacacacatcccctaACACACGGACAGCTTATCAACAGAAGGGTCAGTTTGGGCGATTAGGAAACATGGAAGTAAAAAGCCAATCAGTGACATGCaggtgaaagaaaacacagaccgACTCAGTCACAATATGTCCCTGATTGCGTCAGGGGCTCTTGAGGTAAAGTGACTACAGTCATTCTTGgacatattttcacatttactgACTGTAACCATGGAAACTAGCAACCACTGCCCAATTTGGTGCGAGTCGGAAATGAGCCGGGGCTGTGAATAGAGACGTCTGACGTCACGTGCTCCTCTTTGCAGAAAGTGAGAACTCATGTCGTGACACGCTTACTAAAATTAcaacttgtgttgtttttcattgcTCTCCACTCGGTCGTTTAATCGGTCCTGTCCGGCACCTCTTCACCTTCCCAGCTTGTGTCATAATGGAAGCTGAACAAAGAGGTTTGAGTCATCCTTTCAGATGTTTCGCTCGGAATATCTGTGAGTTCAATAATGAATGGCTCATGCATAAACAtacccacacagacagaagcCGAACAGGAAGTAGTCGACgagaggaagaagcaggaatTATTCATGACGACACCTCCGGGTCTGAGTGCAGGGCCTTTGACGGTAATGGGCCCTGGAATGGATGCTTCAGTGAGACAGAAATAGGTTCCGTTGTTGATGTGAAGTTCTCTGGCCTTCAAGAGCATTTTTTAGCACGTTTCTAGTATCAGAGCAGGAGTGAGCGGCGTCATATccacttgttttttaatgagtGAATGCATCTCCTCGTCCAACATAGATTCAGCTCCTGTAATGATTTGTGGAAATCAAGGATCCCTTCTGTGAGTCAGCAGATCGGCTTTATTGGCCTCATGcgaacttccttcaagtccgtGAGCGTGACGTCAACATAAACTCAAAAAACGCTTTGAGTGCAAAGTCACTTCATCCTCTTAATTTCACTGTCATGCAGAAAGAAGAGAACTGCTTCTGACATGTCTGGTTTTCTGGATGGCCCAGACAAAGCTGTGGCTCTGCTACTGTCACATCCACAGTGGGGAAAGTGTCGTGCATGCAGGGCGGCTTAGCTGTGGAGTGAGTCTAAGCTGGTGTGACACGGTGGATCATTACACTTCGGGTTTTGCCGTGAAGTTCTCTGCGGGCAGAAGAGTGAGTCAAAGTGATAGTCGGCACATTCTGCTAGAAACATAAAAACGTGCTTTGATatgcgtacacacacatgcactaagGGGGTTAGGAGGCCTTAGCTTATCAAATGTCAGCGCTCCTCCTCCGTGTGCACGAGAACAGATGTACTGAGGACGGAGATGAGCGTAGCTTCTGCTGTTCTCTGCAGTGTCAGTAATGTGAGAGATGAGCAATGCACATCTCTCAAGCAGTCAGAATTAATCATCttgctaaaaaaaaaggtttctctTGACTGTCTGtaagcaggtgtgtgtttgcctctgcACGACTTGGTTTCCTTCCTagtgtttaaatacacataaaacTGCAAATGAGTCACCACGGTGAGATGCAGTGGCCACTTACTCGCTCAGTATTGTGACGTTCGTTCTCCCTTGTCTGAATCCTGTAATTTGCTACAATCAGCTCCCCTAAAGGTCTTTTTTATCCTCTCCTGGCTGAAACTAGGCCCCTGTGGTATTGtcgcctttttttttgtatttgtggaTCTAAGTGTGCCGGCAGGTCGGTGGCTAACGTCCTTCACACAGGCAGCTCAATTACATGTTGCATATCGGTGTCACGACATCTGACGCTCATTCTGTCTCTAGCAGTTTATCACTGCAATTACACTGGTGCATCTTCTCAGCAGTTCAACATCCTCTATCTCCCTCTGTTTACTGTATCTATATGcagtatttttgtatattttaacatgttttatgtCCTTTAAAGGTTATTGCCATGTCAGAAATGATGTGAGTCTATCCATCCAGCCATCTACCTATCACttaatcatccatccatccattactGATTATTCTTTAAGGGTCGAGCCAATACATAAAAACTTAAATGCAAATTATTGCTGTAATGACTAGAATTTTAAGTATCCTCACTGCACAAACCTCCAATCAATACCTGTGTCTggactctgtgttttcttggATGCATGTACTTCACACGTGATTCCTTGTAGGTTGTCTTTAATCAGACCTTAATCATATGTGTCAGATTAACTCAGTTGGAGTGAACTGAGCTGAACCGTTGCAGACGGCCTGCGTCACGTTGTCGTTGGATTGTTGGAAAAGTTGGATGAGCGTCACAGGGCAATCATTATTTTTTTGCTTCAGTTTCCATAATAACTGACCGTGCGTCGTCTTTTATCTGACTGCTCCACCGACAtcaccaccctcctcctccgtgaTGTCAGAAAATGTGACTTCCTGGGAATGGGCCTGTGACGGCCTCCTGACTCCTTTGATAAAGACATCACATGGCTGTGTGTGGGCAGCCTTCAGACAAAGAGCAAAGATAAAACTGAaacggagaggaagagggatgaATGAAGGTTACCACAAAAAAACCTTTGCCCTTTTTTACAAAGTTTTCTCAGGCAATCCAGCGATATGGCACCGATggtaatttaaatttaataaaatctataattacatttttttcgaCTGGAGTTTGTGT belongs to Platichthys flesus chromosome 3, fPlaFle2.1, whole genome shotgun sequence and includes:
- the plk2b gene encoding serine/threonine-protein kinase PLK2b isoform X1; protein product: MEVQRNIGPQQTNSSSMCEATQRSCEPRRKRTDERSAPSEMARIITDSATGKCYCRGKVLGKGGFAKCYEMTDLSTSKVYAAKIIPHSRVSKPHQREKIDREIELHRVLHHKHIVHFYHHFEDKENIYILLEYCSRKSLAHILKARKVLTEPEVRYYLRQIVSGLRYLHEQDILHRDLKLGNFFVSESMELKVGDFGLAAKLEPAGNRRKTICGTPNYLSPEVLNKQGHGCESDIWALGCVMYTMLLGRPPFETTNLKETYRCIRDARYSLPSSLSPQSKQLIASLLAKIPEDRPNLDHILRHDFFTQGFSPERLSASCCHSAPDFHVSSPAKSFFKKAAAALFGGKRDKVKYYETLNKLTKEEEEIYKLQHDLERTVISQQQCKKISENGSPLPPSAESPVALATESLSPATQDTIRLIVRGSLGSCSSSSECLEDNTTGCVAETVASVLRGCLENMPKADNVPQGSTSCSLQWVTKWVDYSNKYGFGYQLSDHTVGVLFNNGTHMSLLPNRKTIHYYAELGQCSVFPTCEVPEHFVGQVTVLKYFSHYMEENLMDGGDLGSMTDAHMPRLYLLQWLKSDRALMMLFNDGTFQVNFYHDHTKIILCCQKDEYMLTYINEDRVSKTFKLSSLLTSGCPPDLRERMVYSLNMLLQRCS
- the plk2b gene encoding serine/threonine-protein kinase PLK2b isoform X2 gives rise to the protein MEVQRNIGPQQTNSSSMCEATQRSCEPRRKRTDERSAPSEMARIITDSATGKCYCRGKVLGKGGFAKCYEMTDLSTSKVYAAKIIPHSRVSKPHQREKIDREIELHRVLHHKHIVHFYHHFEDKENIYILLEYCSRKSLAHILKARKVLTEPEVRYYLRQIVSGLRYLHEQDILHRDLKLGNFFVSESMELKVGDFGLAAKLEPAGNRRKTICGTPNYLSPEVLNKQGHGCESDIWALGCVMYTMLLGRPPFETTNLKETYRCIRDARYSLPSSLSPQSKQLIASLLAKIPEDRPNLDHILRHDFFTQGFSPERLSASCCHSAPDFHVSSPAKSFFKKAAAALFGGKRDKVKYYETLNKLTKEEEEIYKLQHDLERTVISQQQCKKISENGSPLPPSAESPVALATESLSPATQDTIRLIVRGSLGSCSSSSECLEDNTTGCVAETVASVLRGCLENMPKDNVPQGSTSCSLQWVTKWVDYSNKYGFGYQLSDHTVGVLFNNGTHMSLLPNRKTIHYYAELGQCSVFPTCEVPEHFVGQVTVLKYFSHYMEENLMDGGDLGSMTDAHMPRLYLLQWLKSDRALMMLFNDGTFQVNFYHDHTKIILCCQKDEYMLTYINEDRVSKTFKLSSLLTSGCPPDLRERMVYSLNMLLQRCS